The Triticum aestivum cultivar Chinese Spring chromosome 7B, IWGSC CS RefSeq v2.1, whole genome shotgun sequence genome window below encodes:
- the LOC123162694 gene encoding uncharacterized transmembrane protein DDB_G0289901-like, with product MATSMLRSALALRRSASLRLLVRIPLSSASAVSFSSNTASSGKGEDAGGRSEKRHTDKKDDESTAARRRSKQNGHGISRSLFDDFDDSDWEMAALLDDDKPPRGSSTGQDSTKDSSSSSSSAAAESDVSSPSLGGFWDSGSSSSWGSGGGDSWSGGGGFSGD from the exons ATGGCGACGTCCATGCTTCGATCTGCCCTCGCGCTCCGGCGATCGGCAAGTCTGAGGCTTCTGGTTCGCATCCCCTTGAGCTCTGCGTCGGCTGTATCCTTCAGCAGCAACACCGCCTCCTCCGGCAAGGGTGAGGACGCCGGCGGCCGG TCTGAGAAGCGTCATACCGATAAGAAAGATGACGAGTCAACTGCAGCAAGGAGGCGAAGCAAACAAAACGG ACATGGCATCTCCCGAAGCctgtttgatgattttgatgattctgATTGGGAGATGGCGGCGCTTTTGGACGACGACAAGCCTCCCCGAGGATCTTCCACTGGACAAGACTCTAccaaggactcctcctcctcctcctcctctgcggcgGCAGAGTCGGACGTGTCCTCGCCATCATTAGGGGGCTTCTGGGACTCCGGAAGCTCTTCATCATGGGGTTCGGGAGGAGGGGACTCGTGGTCAGGAGGAGGGGGATTCTCGGGAGACTAG